A genomic segment from Enterococcus gilvus ATCC BAA-350 encodes:
- a CDS encoding DNA adenine methylase produces the protein MKRLLNYPGSKWRMADLIIENMPTHKSYLEPFCGSCAVFMTKPKATLETINDIDGRLVNLFKAMRDIPEDLQYQIMHTLYSREEYILSQEKSSDMLEDARRMMVRLWFAVGGKTFSIPGFRKNISWNGPYNTYEWNDMYNRIGIAAARLKDAQIEKMDAIQLIQQHNNADTLIYCDPPYVSSPLVDKHYQYDLTLENHECLLEVLKNHSGPVMLSGYDSELYSVELGSWTRIEQQTKVGITTERKSSRTEVVWCNFEPNSQLSLFG, from the coding sequence ATGAAGCGTTTATTAAACTATCCTGGAAGCAAGTGGAGAATGGCAGATTTAATCATAGAGAATATGCCAACTCATAAGAGCTATCTAGAACCGTTTTGTGGATCGTGTGCTGTGTTTATGACCAAACCTAAAGCAACACTTGAAACAATTAACGATATAGATGGCCGACTAGTGAATTTATTCAAAGCTATGCGAGACATACCTGAAGATCTTCAGTATCAAATTATGCATACACTTTATTCCCGTGAGGAGTATATATTGTCTCAAGAAAAGTCGTCGGACATGCTTGAAGATGCCAGACGAATGATGGTTCGGTTATGGTTCGCGGTCGGGGGGAAAACTTTCTCTATACCAGGTTTTAGAAAAAATATATCATGGAATGGACCATATAACACCTATGAATGGAACGATATGTATAACCGTATCGGAATTGCGGCTGCACGATTAAAAGATGCCCAAATCGAGAAGATGGATGCAATACAACTCATTCAGCAACACAATAATGCTGACACGTTGATCTATTGTGATCCGCCTTACGTGAGTTCGCCCCTGGTAGATAAACACTATCAGTATGATCTTACCCTGGAGAATCATGAATGCTTGTTGGAGGTCTTAAAGAATCACTCAGGGCCGGTTATGTTATCTGGATATGATAGCGAATTGTATTCGGTAGAATTAGGCAGCTGGACTCGAATTGAGCAGCAAACAAAGGTAGGAATTACAACTGAAAGAAAATCTAGTCGTACTGAAGTCGTTTGGTGTAACTTTGAACCAAATAGTCAATTGTCACTTTTCGGATAA
- a CDS encoding SNF2-related protein → MRENSSLYGVEIDSLSARLSKQLHQTVHIEESGFENTKFLEGSFDVVVSNVPFADQRITDNKTLDRYYIHDYFIKHSLDLVHSGGIVAVITSSGTMDKKDSYFREELSSQADLLGAVRLPNNTFQEIAGTEVTTDILFFRKKDRAIAEELEQKDSKKPEWVETTEVPSGIRREDGSLQPPMTINTYYDRRPSSVLGSFAFKNFRGGTYTVAPKEGQALQPLLSNQLKQLNGYFISAATAKINLPDVLPDTQQSDLSIDVDAPPYTFIEHGGEIYLHEQGQLVQQELKGVKKKRMVGMIGLRDQVSQVISYQQQIDYDPEVFQEHLKKLNDTYDRFVQEYGYLNTPTNTRLFYQDDRSALLSSIEAINKDGSYSKADIFEKPTIRPIEPVTEVGTAIEALNHSLSKYGKINFDYMQRIYSIEIDKIIQELDAHIFVDVETYLNNEKDIFSSYITKDAYLSGDVKQKLYLAQMMVSEESLFEKNIQALKEVIPKDLTVSEIDYDIGSSWLPLDMYHQFIKEVFDIPKPLIDDETVHVVYNRFSDHYHIEGKGYGNNSILLENEYGTERANGFVLLEKSLNLKTIQIFDQEVKYVNGERVTDSILNIKETMMARAKQEQLHHVFKDWLFKEPNRAEELLKIYNDRFNRIRPRLYDGSYLSFEGMNQDFELRPHQKNVVARIVENGRALMAHEVGAGKTASMISAGIMMKDQGLIQKPMYVVPNHLTEQFGQELLRFYPAKKVLVTTKKDFEKRNRHKFISKIATGDYDAVIIGHSQFEKIPLSKERKEAVIRKELNEVKEGISLEKSQSGQSWSLKQMVSFEKKLKERLKNLQNEDYKDQLLTFEELGVDFLFVDESHNYKNLYTYTKMSNVAGVNTSNSLRATDMYMKTQYLLEKHQGRGVVFATGTAISNSMSELYTLERYLQPDELARMNLTTFDRWASTFGEVVTAPEINPEGSGFRMKSRFAKFHNLPELMSSFSLVADIQTSDMLNLPVPEVQNGKPKLVVSEPSEYQELKMMELADRADEIRTNNVDPREDNMLKITNEAKLMAIDARLLEEQAPVHEGGKLFKCVENVYKIWNDYSETQSTQIVFSDSGTPKPGKFNVYDEMKRLLIEKGIPDEQIAFIHSAKTDLQRERLFDKVRQGEVRILFGSTEKLGTGTNIQDKLIADHHLDVPWRPSDITQRDGRIVRQGNENTEVQLYRYVARNSFDSYLWQTQENKLKFINQIMSGKSIARTADDIDQTALNAAEAKALATSNPLLLEKMNVDKEVMNLQLLKSSWQTNQIALNQRVETEYPKRLDELSALLNHVSEDNQLAAEQVSKEFSIVLNDRVYEDKKEALDVFNALLPSKFGDFTTTRLGEYCGFDITATQSQFGQVILTLKNQGAYEVAVERDGKGSFIRMSNVLKSLPDQLNDLRNEQADLTKKMEQATVQLQKSFDQDQELSELLKQQTAINLRIEMGDKSSSIDNKQSNMTGPTIEISSKTHVDEQSNAYLVEQQR, encoded by the coding sequence ATGCGAGAAAACTCTTCTTTGTATGGCGTTGAAATTGATTCTTTATCAGCGAGACTATCTAAGCAGCTACACCAAACAGTCCATATCGAAGAATCAGGTTTTGAAAATACCAAATTCTTAGAGGGCAGCTTCGATGTTGTCGTATCAAATGTGCCGTTTGCTGATCAACGAATTACCGATAATAAGACTCTTGATCGATATTATATACACGATTACTTTATCAAGCATTCACTGGATCTCGTACATTCAGGCGGAATTGTTGCTGTGATCACTTCATCAGGAACAATGGATAAGAAGGACTCTTATTTTAGGGAAGAATTATCTTCGCAAGCGGATCTACTTGGAGCGGTTAGATTGCCAAATAATACGTTTCAGGAAATTGCAGGGACTGAAGTGACGACGGATATTCTTTTCTTTAGAAAGAAAGATCGTGCGATTGCAGAAGAACTGGAACAAAAAGACAGTAAGAAACCTGAGTGGGTTGAGACAACAGAAGTACCGTCCGGTATCCGTCGCGAGGACGGTTCACTACAACCGCCTATGACGATAAATACTTATTACGATCGCCGACCAAGTTCTGTTTTAGGATCGTTTGCTTTCAAGAACTTTCGTGGGGGCACTTATACCGTAGCACCAAAAGAGGGTCAAGCCTTGCAACCACTTCTTTCAAATCAATTGAAACAGCTGAATGGCTATTTCATTTCAGCAGCCACTGCGAAAATTAATTTGCCTGATGTTTTGCCCGATACTCAGCAATCAGATTTATCAATAGATGTTGATGCACCGCCATATACGTTCATAGAACATGGAGGGGAAATTTACCTGCATGAACAGGGGCAGCTAGTACAGCAGGAATTAAAGGGCGTTAAGAAAAAAAGAATGGTTGGCATGATTGGTTTAAGAGATCAAGTAAGCCAAGTCATTTCTTATCAGCAGCAAATCGATTACGATCCAGAAGTGTTTCAAGAGCATTTGAAAAAGTTAAATGATACTTATGATCGTTTCGTCCAGGAGTATGGGTATTTAAATACACCTACAAACACCCGTTTATTCTATCAAGACGACCGCTCTGCTTTATTGTCGTCTATTGAAGCAATAAATAAAGATGGCAGTTACTCAAAGGCTGACATATTTGAAAAGCCTACGATTCGGCCAATTGAACCTGTCACAGAAGTCGGGACCGCAATCGAAGCATTGAATCATAGTCTATCGAAATATGGAAAGATTAATTTCGACTATATGCAGCGTATCTATTCAATAGAGATCGATAAGATCATTCAAGAATTGGATGCGCATATTTTCGTTGATGTAGAAACCTATTTGAACAATGAGAAAGATATTTTTTCCTCCTACATAACGAAGGACGCTTATCTTTCAGGAGATGTAAAACAAAAACTATATTTAGCACAAATGATGGTTTCTGAGGAATCGCTATTTGAAAAGAATATTCAGGCTTTAAAAGAAGTGATTCCAAAAGATTTAACAGTATCGGAGATCGATTATGATATCGGGTCCAGCTGGCTACCGTTAGATATGTATCACCAGTTCATAAAGGAAGTATTTGATATTCCTAAACCGCTAATTGATGATGAGACTGTTCATGTAGTCTACAACCGCTTTTCGGATCATTATCACATAGAAGGGAAAGGGTATGGAAACAACTCCATTTTGTTGGAAAATGAATATGGAACTGAGCGAGCGAATGGGTTTGTACTACTTGAAAAATCGTTGAACTTAAAAACGATTCAAATCTTTGATCAAGAAGTGAAGTACGTTAATGGGGAAAGAGTCACAGACTCCATTTTAAACATCAAAGAAACGATGATGGCCAGAGCGAAACAAGAACAGCTCCATCATGTTTTTAAAGACTGGCTATTTAAAGAGCCCAATAGAGCAGAAGAACTACTCAAAATCTATAATGATCGATTTAATCGCATTCGACCACGTTTGTATGATGGCTCTTATTTATCTTTTGAGGGAATGAACCAGGACTTTGAATTGAGACCCCATCAAAAGAATGTAGTAGCTAGAATTGTTGAAAATGGACGTGCATTGATGGCTCATGAAGTAGGTGCAGGAAAAACTGCAAGCATGATTAGTGCTGGCATAATGATGAAGGATCAGGGATTGATTCAAAAACCAATGTATGTTGTGCCTAATCACCTAACAGAACAGTTCGGGCAAGAACTATTGCGTTTTTATCCTGCAAAAAAAGTGCTAGTGACAACAAAAAAAGATTTTGAGAAAAGGAACCGGCACAAATTTATTTCTAAAATTGCGACCGGTGATTATGATGCGGTGATTATTGGACATAGTCAATTCGAGAAGATTCCACTGAGTAAAGAACGGAAAGAAGCCGTGATACGTAAAGAGTTAAACGAAGTGAAAGAAGGGATTAGCCTAGAGAAAAGTCAGTCTGGCCAAAGTTGGAGCTTGAAGCAAATGGTTAGTTTTGAGAAAAAATTGAAAGAGCGATTGAAGAACCTGCAAAATGAAGATTACAAAGATCAACTCCTAACGTTTGAAGAACTTGGGGTTGATTTTCTTTTTGTGGATGAATCGCACAATTATAAGAACCTTTATACGTACACAAAAATGTCCAATGTCGCAGGCGTAAATACCTCAAATAGTCTACGTGCAACCGATATGTACATGAAAACGCAGTATTTATTAGAGAAACATCAAGGCCGTGGTGTTGTGTTTGCGACCGGAACAGCGATCTCTAATTCGATGAGTGAATTGTATACGTTAGAACGGTATTTACAACCGGATGAACTAGCACGTATGAATTTGACAACCTTTGATCGTTGGGCATCAACCTTTGGTGAAGTCGTGACCGCACCTGAAATTAACCCAGAAGGTAGCGGATTTAGAATGAAAAGTCGCTTTGCTAAGTTCCATAATTTACCGGAATTGATGAGTTCATTCTCTTTAGTCGCAGATATTCAGACGAGTGATATGTTGAATTTACCTGTACCCGAAGTACAGAATGGCAAACCAAAGTTAGTGGTATCTGAACCAAGTGAATACCAGGAACTAAAAATGATGGAACTAGCCGATCGTGCAGATGAGATCCGTACGAACAATGTAGATCCTAGGGAAGATAATATGTTGAAAATTACCAATGAAGCCAAATTAATGGCCATCGATGCACGACTTTTGGAAGAACAGGCACCAGTACATGAAGGAGGAAAGCTTTTCAAATGTGTCGAAAACGTCTATAAGATCTGGAACGATTATTCAGAAACCCAATCAACTCAAATTGTGTTTTCAGATAGCGGAACGCCAAAGCCTGGTAAATTTAACGTCTATGATGAAATGAAACGATTGCTTATAGAAAAAGGAATTCCAGATGAACAAATCGCCTTCATTCACTCCGCCAAAACGGATCTCCAAAGAGAAAGATTATTTGACAAAGTCAGACAAGGTGAGGTTCGTATTCTCTTTGGAAGCACAGAAAAACTTGGTACTGGTACGAATATACAAGATAAGCTTATCGCAGATCACCATTTAGATGTTCCCTGGCGGCCAAGTGACATTACACAACGAGACGGACGGATCGTTCGGCAGGGGAATGAAAATACCGAAGTACAGTTGTATCGATATGTAGCGAGAAATAGTTTCGACTCGTATCTTTGGCAGACGCAAGAAAATAAGTTGAAATTCATTAATCAAATCATGTCTGGTAAAAGCATTGCACGAACAGCAGATGATATTGATCAAACGGCATTGAATGCTGCTGAAGCAAAAGCATTAGCTACTAGTAATCCATTGTTGTTAGAAAAAATGAATGTAGATAAAGAAGTCATGAATCTTCAATTATTGAAAAGTAGCTGGCAAACAAATCAAATTGCTTTGAATCAAAGGGTAGAAACAGAATATCCAAAGCGGTTAGACGAATTATCGGCGTTATTGAACCATGTGTCAGAGGACAATCAGCTTGCAGCAGAACAGGTGTCTAAAGAGTTTTCTATCGTCTTGAATGATCGTGTTTATGAGGATAAGAAGGAAGCGTTAGACGTTTTTAACGCACTATTACCTAGCAAGTTTGGAGATTTTACTACTACTCGATTAGGAGAATATTGTGGTTTCGATATTACTGCAACACAGTCTCAATTTGGCCAAGTAATACTAACCTTGAAAAATCAGGGAGCTTACGAAGTGGCGGTTGAAAGAGATGGAAAAGGATCATTTATTCGCATGTCAAATGTTCTTAAAAGCTTGCCAGATCAATTGAATGATCTTAGAAATGAACAAGCAGACCTTACTAAAAAGATGGAACAAGCGACAGTACAGTTACAAAAATCATTCGATCAGGATCAAGAACTAAGTGAATTACTGAAACAACAGACGGCTATAAATTTAAGGATTGAGATGGGCGATAAGTCATCGAGTATAGATAACAAGCAATCCAATATGACTGGACCAACAATTGAAATTTCTTCAAAAACCCATGTAGATGAGCAATCAAACGCGTATCTTGTCGAACAACAACGTTAA